The Schistocerca gregaria isolate iqSchGreg1 chromosome 4, iqSchGreg1.2, whole genome shotgun sequence genome contains a region encoding:
- the LOC126266958 gene encoding uncharacterized protein LOC126266958 — MRSPLPAAAAPLLLLPLQAARAQDAADASCSCGASAAGAAVGTLVAALVVAGVALLLWRLYWRGRRGKHLVLVTDSEAAGDQYAFDNPCFRDGTPMAHLAAEKEAAKEDQKARWASAWSPLGALVAGKAAEKRRAFDDSFIGEPHIRIVSLRSHDFTGLGFTVCGNMRDGIFVKDVLHRGPASESGRIAPGDRIDSVRISFRHMVFEDALTILSYASPYDVQLEVENATTSRPSTLIRTKRMSGSSVGPADRICHPFYRSQSIADLAQIGKDSLKRGHNMGGTTRSPKISKSDSFNDSGVGDYPTLKVTNSPKNSLARKDVTKPDKGARVSPTSGAVVKPERIKKVVGKTTVVANKSSIDEPDGSLEIVNKYQKFGVRVLPESSDSLKNVSASVQGNVEVNKEQQTVRQGTVPDIVYTTAVEPERHQNEKNIMLEKVVTRSGSNEEDNNTGNNSSSNRTKHSESVNVKNSLPDDSVQTANSLIYDERAIDVGPVTEHQEPTASFKQDAKKEVEKFYSKSTDSDTSPEGTKEHNVKLFLSKGLQNLKEKLHPDRRKNNSSEIPSLSGNEVKNKMTSMQSGCFSSDSEEIDDDRIFSVEGESKKTEKKLRKDNNSEVKDIHCNFEVPTDIPEEVQRAAMAARSNRKAPAIAATVANASLSDLNRISDSKSNESRKSLSEDSSSDYEAMPGIASDSLGRPPKRHNKRKAPLPPAEDYEGSNNRIRESGDPALSHKITGIESPASAFSLEENQASCNVNGSEVPDSSVAGNVATHTKRNLVKDFGGCEDKSPETFTLVAGGTTQKTGHDISGKDITNITVNINSAETVQSFVPKANVHGDVGNTNIHNGVIPADSSSSGTSTMETRNLDYDSVNISNTNSDSDSDLERIEADCGYEGKKNKKGGTTIELNSSHITIHHSPSNTTQVCTEIESESTRKAASLGDLSRLDTEQPMSILERAVSLDLAEGGTPIGTKKRKAPLPPGEDYLGTTQDGEEGVSYKKEPRLDGAMDTFQRQRLKKSSDWGTLEEALKQSENFLSKPSHPKDGMEFLEISKVNTSDELSDTNSKLIPSNEFSLSDSQVLQEGMNKTRTSSHSLPDAVSQEFNMTATGTVNFDNTTPVKASGSYVSEPNEIKDQQQKMVLHIESDLQEGTDGIPGTQMNLSSSSDQQSSSGISYSLQPELKDTPSRPMRLASSKKVMNTDPASLKLDSYKQMSSSVLSSTPLTKRGIPNKDQENSFMDIMNSSPISHEKGISLQSTAVDNQLPPNSEGSVDTTVVTDSRTHNISSDVASKSNTVSTTDPFMTATSSVQASIGGILSQDDLTWSKETPPPDLPTTPVPVLSQVSSFVPSSTSMTYITEIQVVTSDDGTKPKHTLSDISQSSGMSVPASLHLDKGSPKITYQGASTNPHSSAKLEINEAEIDTSDMSYQQSRNNVTITAIKADIASDNATRETRQSLHIAPNNNTNSVVDRKGKLPRPPVPPRKSEILSLMSSNNVAQAVMHQDIQPSTSTVERPHTVTQSAQGDTSGRFITFSTLTPRGGLGTEGNVGRHNSSFEQWVFLDEGNRETPTNHNGLEKAIGNVNDSPIMKHSSFLTFPNNGASRSQSVTHISFDTKKESTDN; from the exons GAGCCTCACATCCGCATTGTTTCGCTACGGAGCCACGACTTCACTGGCCTGGGCTTCACGGTGTGCGGCAACATGAGGGACGGCATCTTCGTCAAGGACGTGCTGCACCGAGGGCCCGCTTCCGAGTCAGGTCGGATAGCACCAG GTGACAGGATTGATAGCGTCCGCATCAGTTTTCGCCACATGGTGTTTGAAGATGCACTGACTATTCTTAGCTATGCTTCTCCATATGATGTTCAACTTGAGGTAGAAAATGCTACAACATCACGGCCAAGTACTCTTATCAGGACAAAGAGGATGTCTGGCTCAAGTGTTGGTCCAGCAGACAGAATATGTCATCCATTTTATAGAAGCCAGTCAATCGCAGATTTAGCTCAG ATTGGCAAGGATAGTCTGAAACGAGGTCATAACATGGGCGGCACTACAAGATCACCAAAAATATCAAAATCTGACTCTTTCAATGACTCTGGAGTTGGGGATTACCCAACACTGAAGGTGACAAATTCACCAAAAAATTCTCTGGCAAGGAAAGATGTGACAAAGCCAGATAAAGGTGCTCGAGTAAGTCCTACTTCTGGAGCTGTGGTTAAACCTGAGAGAATAAAAAAAGTGGTTGGAAAGACAACAGTGGTTGCAAATAAATCTTCAATAGATGAGCCAGATGGTTCACTTGAGATTGTAAATAAATATCAGAAGTTTGGTGTCAGAGTATTGCCTGAGTCATCAGATTCACTGAAAAATGTTAGCGCATCAGTTCAAGGCAATGTTGAAGTGAACAAAGAACAACAGACTGTAAGGCAAGGTACAGTCCCAGATATTGTTTATACTACTGCTGTTGAACCAGAGCGCCATCAGAATGAAAAGAATATAATGCTAGAAAAAGTGGTTACAAGAAGTGGAAGTAATGAGGAGGACAATAACACAGGCAATAATTCATCCTCAAATAGAACAAAGCACAGTGAAAGTGTAAATGTAAAAAATAGCCTACCTGATGATAGTGTGCAAACAGCAAATTCTTTAATTTATGATGAAAGAGCAATTGATGTTGGACCAGTCACAGAGCATCAAGAACCAACTGCTTCTTTTAAACAAGATGCAAAAAAAGAAgttgaaaaattttattcaaagaGCACAGATAGTGATACCTCACCTGAAGGTACAAAAGAACACAATGTTAAATTATTTCTTAGCAAAGGTCTGCAGAATCTTAAAGAAAAGCTACATCCAGATAGAAGAAAGAATAATTCATCTGAAATTCCTTCCTTGAGTGGCAAtgaagtgaaaaataaaatgaCCAGCATGCAGAGTGGCTGTTTTTCCTCAGACAGTGAAGAGATTGATGATGATAGAATATTTTCAGTGGAAGGTGAGTctaagaaaacagaaaagaaactgagGAAAGACAACAACTCAGAAGTAAAGGATATTCATTGTAATTTTGAAGTGCCAACAGACATTCCAGAAGAAGTACAAAGAGCTGCAATGGCTGCTCGTTCCAATAGAAAAGCACCTGCCATTGCTGCTACTGTTGCAAATGCATCATTAAGTGACCTAAACAGGATAAGTGACagcaaatcaaatgaatcaaggaAAAGTTTGAGTGAAGACAGTTCAAGTGATTATGAAGCAATGCCAGGAATTGCATCTGATAGCTTAGGAAGACCACCTAAAAGACACAACAAAAGGAAAGCTCCCCTTCCCCCTGCGGAGGACTATGAAGGAAGTAACAACAGAATAAGGGAGTCTGGAGACCCTGCATTAAGTCATAAAATTACAGGAATAGAAAGCCCAGCTTCTGCCTTCAGTTTAGAGGAAAATCAAGCTAGCTGCAATGTCAATGGTTCTGAAGTGCCTGACAGCTCAGTAGCTGGAAATGTTGCAACACATACTAAAAGGAATCTTGTTAAGGATTTTGGTGGATGTGAAGATAAATCACCAGAAACTTTTACTCTTGTAGCAGGTGGCACCACTCAAAAGACTGGCCATGACATTTCtggaaaagatattactaatataACAGTTAATATAAATTCAGCTGAGACTGTTCAGTCCTTTGTCCCAAAGGCAAATGTTCATGGTGATGTGGGAAACACTAACATACACAATGGTGTAATTCCTGCTGACAGTAGTTCTAGTGGTACATCGACAATGGAAACGAGGAACCTCGACTATGACAGTGTCAACATAAGTAACACAAACTCTGATTCTGATTCAGACCTTGAGAGGATTGAAGCAGACTGTGGCTATGAAGGTAAGAAAAACAAGAAAGGAGGCACAACAATTGAGCTCAATTCCTCTCATATCACAATTCATCATAGTCCATCAAACACAACTCAAGTCTGTACAGAGATTGAAAGTGAAAGTACTCGTAAGGCCGCATCACTAGGAGATCTTTCAAGACTTGATACTGAACAGCCAATGAGTATTCTAGAGAGAGCAGTGTCACTTGATCTGGCTGAAGGTGGAACACCAATTGGCACAAAAAAGAGGAAAGCACCACTCCCACCAGGTGAAGACTATCTTGGAACTACTCAAGATGGTGAGGAAGGTGTCTCCTACAAAAAAGAACCAAGACTAGATGGTGCAATGGACACTTTCCAAAGACAGCGTTTAAAAAAATCATCAGACTGGGGTACCTTAGAAGAAGCTCTaaaacagagtgaaaatttcctcaGTAAACCAAGCCACCCTAAAGATGGGATGGAATTTTTAGAAATTTCTAAAGTAAATACATCTGATGAATTGTCTGATACAAACAGCAAACTTATACCATCAAATGAGTTTTCATTGTCTGATTCGCAAGTGTTGCAAGAAGGTATGAACAAAACAAGAACAAGCAGTCACTCTTTACCTGATGCAGTTTCTCAAGAATTTAATATGACAGCTACTGGAACTGTAAATTTTGACAACACAACACCAGTGAAAGCTAGTGGCTCTTATGTAAGTGAACCTAATGAAATTAAAgaccagcaacagaaaatggtgctTCACATAGAATCAGATTTACAAGAAGGAACTGATGGTATCCCTGGCACTCAAAtgaatttatcatcatcatcagaccaACAGAGCAGTTCAGGAATATCTTATTCTCTTCAGCCAGAGTTAAAAGATACTCCTTCAAGACCAATGAGGCTGGCAAGTTCTAAGAAAGTCATGAACACTGATCCTGCTTCTTTAAAACTGGATTCTTACAAACAAATGTCATCTAGTGTTTTGAGTTCAACTCCTCTCACAAAAAGAGGAATTCCAAATAAAGATCAAGAAAATTCCTTTATGGATATAATGAATTCTTCTCCAATTTCACATGAAAAGGGCATAAGTCTACAAAGCACTGCAGTAGATAATCAACTCCCtccaaatagtgaaggcagtgttGATACCACAGTAGTGACAGATTCAAGGACACACAACATTTCTTCAGATGTAGCATCTAAAAGCAACACAGTCTCAACTACAGACCCTTTTATGACAGCAACAAGTAGTGTCCAGGCATCAATTGGTGGAATACTCAGTCAAGATGATCTAACGTGGAGTAAAGAAACACCACCACCAGACTTGCCAACAACACCTGTACCTGTATTAAGTCAGGTATCTTCCTTTGTTCCTTCTTCTACTTCTATGACATACATTACAGAAATTCAAGTAGTTACAAGTGATGATGGCACTAAGCCTAAACACACACTATCTGACATCAGCCAGTCTTCTGGCATGTCAGTACCAGCATCTTTGCATCTAGATAAAGGCTCTCCTAAAATTACATACCAGGGTGCATCTACAAATCCACACTCTTCAGCAAAATTGGAAATTAATGAAGCTGAAATTGACACATCAGATATGTCATACCAGCAGTCAAGAAACAATGTAACAATAACAGCTATTAAGGCAGACATAGCATCAGACAATGCAACACGAGAAACCAGACAAAGCTTGCATATAGCGCCAAATAACAATACAAACAGCGTAGTAGATAGAAAAGGTAAACTTCCAAGGCCACCTGTACCACCACGCAAATCAGAAATATTGTCATTAATGTCTTCAAACAATGTTGCTCAAGCTGTCATGCATCAAGACATACAGCCTTCGACAAGTACAGTTGAAAGACCACACACAGTCACTCAAAGTGCACAGGGTGACACCAGTGGCAGATTCATCACATTTTCAACACTAACACCAAGAGGTGGACTAGGAACTGAGGGCAATGTTGGTAGACACAACAGCAGTTTTGAGCAGTGGGTGTTTTTGGATGAAGGGAATAGAGAGACTCCAACAAACCACAATGGACTAGAAAAAGCTATTGGAAATGTGAATGACTCACCCATAATGAAACATTCCTCATTTCTTACATTCCCAAATAACGGAGCAAGTAGATCACAATCTGTTACTCATATTTCATTTGACACTAAAAAAGAGAGCACagataactga